The Castor canadensis chromosome 8, mCasCan1.hap1v2, whole genome shotgun sequence genome contains a region encoding:
- the Kera gene encoding keratocan, with the protein MAKNICFIIWVLFIADTVWAQSVRQAYEVHEPEDWTVDDFDCPGECFCPPSFPTALYCENRGLKEIPAIPSRIWYLYLENNLIETIPEKPFENATQLRWINLNKNKITNYGIEKGALSQLKKLLFLFLEDNELEEVPSPLPRSLEQLQLARNKVSRIPQGTFSNLENLTLLDLQHNKLLDNAFQRDTFKGLKNLMQLNMAKNALRNMPPRLPANTMQLFLDNNSIEGIPENYFNVIPKVAFLRLNHNKLSDAGLPSSGFDVSSILDLQLSYNHLTKFPRISAHLQHLHLDHNKIKSVNVSVICPTTLHAGQDAFIHGPQLSYLRLDGNEIKPPIPMDLMTCFKLLQAVII; encoded by the exons ATGGCTAAAAACATCTGTTTCATCATATGGGTGTTATTTATAGCAGATACTGTGTGGGCCCAGAGTGTGAGACAGGCCTATGAGGTACATGAGCCAGAGGACTGGACAGTGGATGACTTTGATTGTCCTGGGGAATGTTTCTGTCCTCCCAGTTTCCCCACTGCTTTATACTGTGAAAATCGGGGTCTCAAAGAAATTCCTGCTATTCCTTCAAGAATCTggtatctctaccttgaaaacaattTGATAGAAACCATCCCTGAGAAGCCATTTGAGAATGCCACTCAGCTAAGATggataaatttaaacaaaaacaaaataaccaattATGGAATTGAAAAAGGAGCCCTAAGCCAGCTGAAGAAGCTGCTTTTCTTATTTCTAGAAGATAATGAGCTAGAGGAAGTACCCTCTCCACTACCAAGAAGCTTAGAACAATTACAATTAGCTAGAAACAAGGTATCCAGAATTCCTCAAGGGACCTTCAGCAATCTGGAAAACTTGACCCTTCTTGACCTACAGCACAATAAACTATTAGACAATGCCTTTCAAAGAGATACCTTCAAAGGACTCAAGAACCTTATGCAGCTAAATATGGCCAAGAATGCCCTGAGAAACATGCCACCAAGATTACCAGCCAATACCATGCAGCTGTTTCTCGACAACAATTCCATTGAGGGAATACCAGAGAATTATTTTAATGTGATTCCTAAAGTGGCCTTTCTGAGACTCAACCACAATAAACTCTCAGATGCAGGTCTCCCATCAAGTGGTTTTGATGTGTCATCAATTCTAGATCTTCAACTGTCTTACAATCACCTCACAAAGTTTCCCAGAATCAGTGCGCACCTGCAGCATCTTCACCTGgatcataataaaattaaaa GTGTAAATGTCTCTGTAATATGTCCTACCACGCTGCATGCAGGACAAGATGCCTTCATTCATGGACCACAACTGAGCTACCTCCGTCTGGATGGAAACGAAATTAAGCCACCAATCCCAATGGATTTAATGACATGCTTCAAGCTTCTTCAGGCTGTCATTATTTAA